A section of the Streptomyces sp. SLBN-118 genome encodes:
- a CDS encoding NADH-quinone oxidoreductase subunit NuoF family protein, whose amino-acid sequence MNTPLPDVPEVRVVGLPQLTQGFDLVERLDLPMHLKVHGPLEPMTGERLAQLAEEISLRGRGGAGFPFGQKLRAVAKSAIRRGVRPVVVINGSEGEPACRKDTVLLNRAPHLILDGALLAAEALGARTLVVAVTRNSTEISMRAALAERGLSDRRGQQLRARVVRTPERMVSGEASSVIRAVNGGPALPPGRRERASDTGVGGAPTLLSNAETFAQLAIGARIGSRRYSHTGLDTEPGTVMLTISGAVARPMVVEVPTGVPLRYVLQLAGAPPLPQGVLTGGYHGNWIDSVAVHESLVSRESLASVGGSLGAGAILPIGPETCPLGEALRVANWLAAETAGQCGPCKLGLPAAAGGLSDVINGGGPAALEALREVTQAVKGRGACKHPDGSARFFASTLSAFTDDLAAHVLHGGCGRETTGVLPLPLPGYEEAEESIPSSEKVFIDWTLCQGHGLCADIIPELIRLNPDGYPSVADAVVPVHLQGRAQRAVRRCPALAMRIEQMPAERAAAPSGPRELPGGNRKALGSGRG is encoded by the coding sequence GTGAACACCCCCCTCCCCGATGTCCCCGAGGTCCGAGTCGTCGGCCTTCCCCAGCTGACGCAGGGGTTCGACCTCGTCGAACGACTCGACCTCCCCATGCATCTCAAGGTGCACGGCCCTCTTGAACCGATGACCGGCGAGCGGCTCGCGCAGCTCGCCGAGGAGATATCCCTGCGTGGCCGCGGCGGCGCGGGCTTCCCTTTCGGGCAGAAACTCAGAGCTGTCGCGAAGTCCGCCATCCGGCGTGGGGTTCGGCCCGTGGTCGTGATCAACGGCAGTGAGGGCGAGCCCGCCTGCCGCAAGGACACGGTGCTGCTCAACCGCGCCCCCCATCTGATCCTCGACGGCGCCCTGCTGGCCGCCGAGGCGCTCGGTGCGCGCACTCTGGTCGTCGCGGTCACCCGCAACTCCACGGAGATCTCCATGCGCGCCGCGCTCGCGGAGCGCGGCCTGTCCGACCGGCGCGGACAGCAGCTGCGAGCGCGGGTGGTGCGTACCCCGGAGCGCATGGTCTCCGGCGAGGCCTCCTCCGTGATCCGTGCCGTCAACGGCGGCCCCGCGCTGCCACCGGGCCGCCGTGAGCGCGCCTCCGACACGGGCGTCGGCGGCGCGCCGACCCTGCTGTCCAACGCGGAGACGTTCGCCCAGCTCGCCATCGGCGCCCGCATCGGCTCACGCCGCTACAGCCACACCGGCCTGGACACCGAGCCGGGCACGGTCATGCTGACGATCTCCGGGGCGGTCGCACGTCCGATGGTCGTCGAGGTCCCCACGGGTGTGCCGCTGCGCTACGTGCTGCAGCTGGCGGGCGCCCCGCCGCTCCCCCAGGGCGTGCTGACGGGCGGCTACCACGGCAACTGGATCGACTCGGTCGCCGTCCATGAGTCGCTCGTCTCGAGAGAGTCCCTGGCCTCCGTGGGCGGCTCGCTGGGCGCGGGAGCGATCCTCCCGATCGGCCCCGAGACCTGCCCGCTGGGTGAGGCCCTGAGAGTGGCCAATTGGCTCGCCGCCGAGACGGCCGGCCAGTGCGGCCCCTGCAAGCTGGGCCTTCCCGCCGCGGCCGGCGGCCTGTCCGACGTCATCAACGGCGGCGGGCCGGCCGCCCTGGAGGCGCTGCGCGAGGTGACCCAGGCCGTGAAGGGCCGGGGCGCGTGCAAGCACCCCGACGGCTCGGCACGCTTCTTCGCCTCGACCCTGTCCGCCTTCACCGACGATCTCGCCGCGCATGTCCTCCACGGCGGCTGCGGACGCGAGACGACCGGCGTTCTGCCGCTCCCGCTGCCCGGCTACGAGGAGGCGGAAGAGTCGATTCCGAGCAGCGAGAAGGTCTTCATCGACTGGACGCTCTGCCAGGGCCACGGGCTGTGCGCGGACATCATTCCGGAACTGATCCGGCTGAACCCCGACGGCTACCCCTCGGTGGCCGACGCGGTCGTTCCCGTACACCTCCAGGGGCGCGCCCAGCGGGCTGTACGCCGGTGTCCCGCACTGGCGATGCGTATCGAGCAGATGCCCGCCGAGCGGGCCGCCGCGCCCTCCGGCCCGCGGGAACTGCCCGGCGGCAACCGTAAGGCCCTTGGCAGCGGCCGCGGTTGA
- a CDS encoding MFS transporter: MTTTSAETPLVSKDPGTDNRPRLLLAIVLAAQFMALLDTFIVNVAAPTIRTELDASGAGLQLVIAGYTISYAVLLITGARLGDLLGHRRAYLGGLLLFTAASLACGLAADTGQLIAFRLVQGAGAALMIPQVLSLIQRNFTGEGRVRALGAYSAVLATGAAAGQVVGGVLVSADLFGASWRPVFLVNVPIGLALLVLGARILPRDRREEPERARGLDLPGLVLLAGAVSLFTVPLVLGQEQDWPAWSWLSLGASVMFFGAFLAYESRLAARGGAPLIAPRVLRITGMGRAALRITLVMAVNAGFLFTLTLHVQGGLGHSALRAGVMFAPTAVIFGVVGLTWRRWHAGLHKALVPGGFALTAVACLAVGLTLRDGGDGGLWLYPAFMGVGAGLALAYSPTLTGALATVRQEDAADASGLLVTIAQLGQLIGVAAFGTLFLNRQTVPGAQGSADALWVCALALAAASILGSVAGLVRKRR; the protein is encoded by the coding sequence ATGACGACAACCTCTGCGGAAACTCCACTCGTCAGTAAAGACCCAGGCACTGACAACCGGCCACGCCTGCTGCTCGCGATCGTGCTCGCGGCGCAGTTCATGGCGCTCCTCGACACGTTCATCGTCAATGTGGCGGCCCCCACCATCCGCACCGAACTCGACGCCTCCGGCGCCGGGTTGCAGCTGGTCATCGCCGGTTACACCATCTCGTACGCCGTCCTGCTCATCACCGGCGCGCGGCTCGGGGATCTGCTCGGCCACCGACGGGCTTATTTGGGCGGGCTGTTGCTCTTCACGGCCGCCTCGCTCGCTTGCGGACTCGCCGCGGACACCGGCCAGTTGATCGCCTTCAGGCTGGTCCAGGGAGCGGGCGCGGCCCTGATGATTCCCCAGGTGCTCAGCCTGATCCAGCGGAACTTCACTGGCGAGGGACGGGTGCGAGCCCTCGGTGCGTACTCGGCGGTCCTGGCCACCGGAGCCGCCGCCGGGCAGGTCGTGGGCGGTGTGCTGGTCAGCGCCGACCTCTTCGGCGCCAGCTGGCGGCCGGTCTTCCTGGTGAACGTCCCGATCGGCCTCGCACTGCTCGTCCTGGGCGCGCGGATACTGCCCAGGGACCGGCGTGAGGAGCCCGAGCGCGCCCGCGGTCTCGACCTGCCCGGTCTGGTGCTCCTCGCGGGCGCCGTGTCGCTGTTCACGGTGCCGCTGGTGCTCGGGCAGGAGCAGGACTGGCCTGCCTGGTCCTGGCTCTCCCTCGGGGCCTCCGTGATGTTCTTCGGCGCCTTCCTCGCGTACGAGTCACGGCTGGCCGCGCGTGGCGGCGCACCGCTGATCGCCCCGCGAGTGCTGCGCATCACCGGCATGGGCCGCGCGGCGTTGCGGATCACCTTGGTGATGGCGGTGAACGCGGGCTTCCTCTTCACCCTCACCCTGCATGTCCAGGGTGGTCTCGGCCACAGTGCGCTGCGCGCGGGGGTGATGTTCGCGCCGACCGCGGTGATCTTCGGAGTGGTGGGGCTGACCTGGCGGCGCTGGCACGCGGGCCTGCACAAGGCGCTTGTCCCCGGCGGGTTCGCGCTGACCGCTGTCGCCTGTCTCGCGGTCGGCCTTACGCTGCGCGACGGCGGTGACGGCGGGCTGTGGCTGTACCCCGCGTTCATGGGCGTCGGAGCCGGTCTCGCGCTCGCCTACAGCCCCACACTCACCGGCGCGCTCGCGACCGTACGGCAGGAGGACGCCGCGGACGCCAGTGGTCTGCTCGTGACGATCGCGCAGCTGGGACAACTGATCGGAGTCGCCGCATTCGGCACACTCTTCCTGAATCGGCAGACAGTACCTGGGGCGCAGGGGTCGGCTGACGCGCTGTGGGTGTGTGCGCTCGCGCTCGCCGCGGCGTCGATCTTGGGTTCGGTGGCCGGTCTCGTACGCAAACGCCGCTGA
- a CDS encoding helix-turn-helix transcriptional regulator yields the protein MGDVTTMTATTRTAGATHHRRRPELAAFLRSRRARVTPADAGMPPGLRRRTPGLRREEVAQLSGVGVTWYTWLEQGRPINASAQVLDAVARTLRLDQPEREHLYHLAEVPYAPDRQEGAERVGPEIQGIIDALDPRPAVVYNARYDVLATNPGYRDLFAGHHTKGFELRNVLWTLFILPEPDCPLVFRDSELPLMVAQLRGGYGRHVGEPAWESFIHRLLASSDYFTELWESGNVLPPGPRVKTFRHTAVGEVRMTSVSLSINGMPECRIVAYTPDDEASRERIEALRDLRGR from the coding sequence ATGGGGGATGTGACCACGATGACGGCGACGACCAGGACCGCAGGCGCGACGCACCACCGCCGCAGACCCGAGCTGGCCGCGTTCTTGCGCAGCCGCCGGGCTCGGGTGACGCCCGCCGACGCGGGCATGCCGCCCGGGCTGCGGCGGCGCACCCCTGGGCTGCGCCGCGAGGAGGTCGCCCAGCTCTCCGGCGTCGGCGTCACCTGGTACACCTGGCTGGAACAGGGCCGTCCGATCAATGCGTCCGCCCAGGTCCTGGACGCAGTGGCGCGCACGCTCCGGCTCGACCAGCCGGAGCGGGAGCATCTGTACCACCTGGCGGAGGTGCCGTACGCACCGGACAGGCAGGAGGGCGCGGAGCGCGTCGGCCCGGAGATCCAGGGCATCATCGACGCACTCGACCCGCGCCCGGCCGTGGTGTACAACGCGCGCTACGACGTCCTCGCGACCAACCCCGGCTATCGCGATCTGTTCGCCGGCCATCACACGAAGGGGTTCGAGCTGCGGAATGTGCTGTGGACGCTCTTCATCCTGCCCGAGCCGGACTGCCCGCTGGTCTTCCGGGACTCGGAGCTGCCGTTGATGGTGGCGCAGCTGCGCGGCGGGTACGGACGTCATGTGGGCGAGCCCGCCTGGGAGTCGTTCATCCACCGCCTCTTGGCCTCCAGCGACTACTTCACCGAGCTGTGGGAGAGCGGGAATGTCCTGCCGCCGGGGCCACGGGTGAAGACGTTCCGCCACACGGCCGTGGGCGAGGTGCGCATGACGTCCGTATCGCTGTCGATCAACGGAATGCCGGAGTGCCGGATCGTCGCCTACACCCCGGACGACGAGGCGAGCCGGGAGCGGATCGAGGCGCTGCGCGACCTGCGCGGCCGATGA
- a CDS encoding histidine phosphatase family protein: MNGTDTADKRGTGRRVVLWRHGQTSWNLERRFQGSTDIALAEAGVAQARRAARLLASLRPHAIVASDLKRAAATAGELAGITGLDISYDSALRETYAGAWQGLTHEEILERHGEQYAAWKRGEPVRRGGGELETEVADRAAPVVLHHVEKLPEDGTLVVVSHGGTIRTTIGRLLGLESHHWESLGGLSNCCWSVLGQGARGWRLLEHNAGTLPEPVLGDDD; this comes from the coding sequence CTGAACGGCACAGACACCGCAGACAAGCGCGGCACGGGGCGCCGTGTCGTCCTCTGGCGGCACGGCCAGACCTCGTGGAACCTGGAGCGCCGCTTCCAGGGCTCCACGGACATCGCCCTGGCCGAAGCCGGCGTCGCCCAGGCGCGCCGGGCCGCCCGACTGCTCGCCTCCCTCAGGCCCCACGCGATCGTCGCCTCCGACCTCAAGCGGGCCGCAGCCACGGCCGGTGAACTGGCCGGAATCACCGGCCTCGACATCTCCTACGACTCGGCCCTGCGTGAGACCTACGCGGGCGCCTGGCAGGGCCTGACCCACGAGGAGATCCTCGAGCGGCACGGCGAGCAGTACGCCGCCTGGAAGCGCGGTGAGCCCGTGCGCCGGGGCGGCGGTGAGCTGGAGACGGAGGTCGCCGACCGGGCCGCTCCCGTGGTGTTGCACCACGTCGAGAAGCTCCCCGAGGACGGCACGCTCGTCGTGGTCAGCCACGGCGGCACGATCCGTACCACCATCGGCCGGCTGCTCGGCCTGGAGTCCCACCACTGGGAGAGCCTCGGCGGCCTCTCCAACTGCTGCTGGTCGGTGCTCGGCCAGGGCGCGCGCGGCTGGCGGCTGCTGGAGCACAACGCCGGCACGCTGCCGGAACCGGTCCTCGGCGACGACGACTGA
- the rsfS gene encoding ribosome silencing factor, whose protein sequence is MTATDRSIELVNTAAQAAADRLAHDIIAYDVSDVLSITDAFLLASAPNDRQVKSIVDEIEERLNKELGAKPVRREGDRDARWILLDYVDIVVHVQHSEERVFYALERLWKDCPELPLPEDALKTRGKAEEHARLSGDPDGELS, encoded by the coding sequence GTGACCGCCACTGATCGCTCCATCGAGCTCGTGAACACCGCCGCCCAGGCGGCTGCCGACCGGCTCGCGCACGACATCATCGCCTACGACGTCAGTGACGTGCTGTCGATCACCGACGCCTTCCTGCTCGCCTCCGCGCCCAACGACCGCCAGGTCAAGTCGATCGTCGACGAGATCGAGGAGCGGCTCAACAAGGAACTCGGAGCCAAGCCGGTGCGCCGCGAGGGCGACCGGGACGCCCGCTGGATCCTGCTCGACTACGTCGACATCGTGGTGCACGTCCAGCACAGCGAGGAGCGTGTCTTCTACGCCCTGGAGCGGCTGTGGAAGGACTGCCCCGAGCTGCCCCTCCCCGAGGACGCCCTGAAGACGCGCGGCAAGGCCGAGGAGCACGCCCGGCTCTCCGGTGACCCGGACGGTGAGCTGAGCTGA
- a CDS encoding LCP family protein, whose protein sequence is MNDQQSHPYDPYYQPQIIGYDEYGQPVYQQPQPYDPYAQQQQQHPQQQQAPGQGYGYDPYAQQQQQQQQQQAPQPRAGQSQQYDQYGRPHPQQGQGQPQGYGYDSYGYDTGQQPAVDTTGQWNIPPRPPAPPAQAPGQAGDQTSVPGPRRPAPDRDYRTEQFSFIEEPDEDSEDVIDWLKFSESRSERREEAKRRGRNRVVALFVVLALALAGGVGYLWYAGKLPGLADAEKNNSTATGPQKRDVIVVHLHNTKKKGTSTALLVDNATTKQGTTVLLPNSLSVANDDGTATTLGKSVEDDGSTGTREAIGALLGAKITGTWRLDTPYLENLVELVGTIDLTTDTAVPGAKKGEAPLVKKGENQTLNGRAAVAYATYLGPGEAEAKQLQRFGQVMQGVLKKFPDDPKSATVTVETLAQILDPSLRESDLGASLAKLAEHAKGGDYKTALLPVQQDGTLTQQAASSVVKDILGGSVTAPDKDAAVRVGIKNATGNAGATEKARIDLVNAGYAVLDAGKADAQFSSKITYGDDAQKAKAIEVAKTLGLATSTVKKGTPAPNADVSVVLGQDFKSGSSSGG, encoded by the coding sequence GTGAACGACCAGCAGAGCCACCCGTACGACCCGTACTACCAGCCGCAGATCATCGGCTACGACGAGTACGGGCAGCCGGTCTATCAGCAGCCCCAGCCGTACGACCCCTACGCGCAGCAGCAACAGCAGCACCCTCAGCAACAGCAGGCTCCCGGCCAGGGATACGGCTACGACCCGTACGCTCAGCAACAGCAACAGCAACAGCAACAGCAGGCGCCGCAGCCGCGCGCCGGCCAGTCCCAGCAGTACGACCAGTACGGCCGTCCGCACCCCCAGCAGGGTCAGGGCCAGCCACAGGGGTACGGCTACGACAGCTACGGCTATGACACCGGCCAGCAGCCGGCCGTCGACACCACCGGGCAGTGGAACATCCCGCCCCGGCCCCCGGCCCCGCCCGCTCAGGCACCCGGGCAGGCAGGGGATCAGACTTCCGTGCCCGGTCCGCGCAGGCCCGCGCCCGATCGTGACTACCGCACCGAGCAGTTCTCCTTCATCGAGGAGCCGGACGAGGACTCCGAAGACGTCATCGACTGGCTGAAGTTCAGCGAGAGCCGCTCCGAGCGGCGCGAGGAGGCCAAGCGCCGCGGCCGCAACCGTGTCGTCGCGCTGTTCGTCGTTCTGGCGCTGGCTCTCGCCGGCGGTGTCGGCTACCTCTGGTACGCGGGAAAGCTGCCCGGTCTCGCGGACGCCGAGAAGAACAACAGCACCGCCACCGGACCGCAGAAGCGGGACGTGATCGTGGTGCATCTGCACAACACCAAGAAGAAGGGCACCTCCACGGCCCTTCTCGTCGACAACGCCACCACCAAGCAGGGCACCACGGTTCTGCTCCCCAACTCCCTCTCCGTCGCGAACGACGACGGCACCGCCACCACCCTTGGCAAGTCCGTCGAGGACGACGGCTCGACGGGCACCCGCGAGGCGATCGGAGCCCTCCTGGGCGCCAAGATCACCGGCACCTGGCGGCTCGACACCCCGTACCTGGAAAATCTCGTCGAGCTGGTCGGCACCATCGACCTGACGACCGACACCGCGGTGCCTGGCGCCAAGAAGGGCGAGGCGCCGCTGGTGAAGAAGGGCGAGAACCAGACGCTCAACGGTCGTGCCGCCGTCGCCTACGCCACCTACCTGGGGCCCGGCGAGGCCGAGGCGAAACAGCTCCAGCGTTTCGGCCAGGTCATGCAGGGCGTCCTCAAGAAGTTCCCGGACGACCCGAAGTCAGCGACCGTCACCGTGGAGACGCTGGCGCAGATCCTCGACCCCTCGCTGCGCGAGAGCGACCTGGGCGCGTCGCTGGCCAAGCTCGCCGAGCACGCCAAGGGCGGCGACTACAAGACGGCGCTGCTGCCGGTCCAGCAGGACGGCACGCTCACCCAGCAGGCCGCCAGTAGTGTGGTCAAGGACATCCTGGGCGGCTCGGTCACCGCGCCGGACAAGGACGCTGCCGTCCGGGTGGGCATCAAGAACGCCACCGGGAACGCCGGGGCCACCGAGAAGGCCCGGATCGACCTGGTCAACGCCGGTTATGCGGTCCTCGACGCCGGCAAGGCGGACGCGCAGTTCTCCTCGAAGATCACCTATGGTGACGACGCGCAGAAGGCCAAGGCGATCGAGGTCGCCAAGACCCTGGGTCTTGCGACGAGCACGGTCAAGAAGGGCACTCCCGCTCCCAATGCCGATGTCTCCGTCGTGCTCGGCCAGGACTTCAAGTCCGGAAGCTCATCAGGCGGCTGA
- the nadD gene encoding nicotinate-nucleotide adenylyltransferase has translation MGEQEVPTGSGSGKRRLGVMGGTFDPIHHGHLVAASEVAALFHLDEVVFVPTGQPWQKTHKAVSPAEDRYLMTVIATASNPQFSVSRIDIDRGGPTYTIDTLRDLRSLNKNADLFFITGADALSQILGWRDAEELFSLAHFIGVTRPGHDLTDDGLPEGGVSLVEVPALAISSTDCRARVAQGDPVWYLVPDGVVRYIDKRQLYRGE, from the coding sequence ATGGGAGAGCAGGAAGTGCCGACCGGTTCCGGTTCCGGCAAGCGCCGACTCGGTGTGATGGGCGGAACGTTCGACCCGATCCACCACGGACACCTGGTGGCCGCCAGTGAGGTGGCCGCCCTGTTCCACCTGGACGAGGTGGTGTTCGTGCCGACCGGGCAGCCGTGGCAGAAGACCCACAAGGCCGTGTCGCCGGCCGAGGACCGGTATCTGATGACGGTCATCGCGACCGCGTCCAACCCGCAGTTCTCGGTCAGCCGCATCGACATCGACCGCGGCGGGCCGACGTACACGATCGATACGCTGCGGGACTTGCGCTCCCTCAACAAGAACGCCGATCTTTTCTTCATCACCGGAGCCGACGCGCTGTCCCAGATCCTCGGCTGGCGGGACGCCGAAGAGCTGTTTTCGCTCGCCCACTTCATCGGTGTGACCCGGCCGGGTCATGATCTGACGGACGACGGGCTGCCCGAGGGCGGCGTCTCCCTGGTGGAGGTTCCGGCGCTGGCGATCTCTTCGACCGACTGCCGGGCGAGGGTCGCGCAGGGCGATCCGGTCTGGTACCTGGTTCCGGACGGTGTGGTGCGCTACATCGACAAGCGCCAGTTGTACCGCGGCGAGTGA
- a CDS encoding M48 family metallopeptidase, protein MTESSHENVPSRQRKRFAGISSRAYEHPADRSALVALRKLSGFDTVFKALSGLLPERSLRLLFLSDSVRVSDAQFAHLNTMLRDACYILDLEKVPAMYVTQDPRPNAMCIGLDEPIIVVTTGLVELLDEEEMRAVVGHEVGHALSGHAVYRTILLFLTTLALKIAWIPLGNLAIMAIVTALREWFRKSELSADRAGLLVGQDLQASMRGLMKIAGGNHLHEMNVDAFLEQAEEYEAGGDLRDSVLKILNVLPRSHPFTTVRAAELKKWAASRDYQRIVDGHYPRRTEDKDTSVSDSFRESASHYADTVRTSKDPLMKLVGDIAGGAGDLGGKLRDKFTGAAAGSGSGSGGTESGGNGRGPAGEAGGGGGQGGS, encoded by the coding sequence ATGACCGAAAGCAGTCACGAGAACGTGCCGAGCAGGCAGCGCAAGCGCTTCGCCGGCATCTCCTCACGAGCATACGAACATCCCGCGGACCGCTCGGCGCTCGTCGCGCTGCGCAAACTCAGCGGCTTCGACACCGTCTTCAAGGCGTTGAGCGGACTGCTGCCCGAGCGCAGCCTGCGGCTGCTCTTCCTCTCCGACTCGGTGCGGGTGAGCGACGCTCAGTTCGCCCATCTCAACACCATGCTGAGGGACGCTTGCTACATCCTGGACCTGGAGAAGGTCCCCGCGATGTACGTCACCCAGGACCCGCGGCCCAATGCCATGTGCATCGGCCTCGACGAGCCGATCATCGTCGTCACCACAGGGCTGGTGGAGCTCCTCGACGAGGAGGAGATGCGGGCGGTCGTCGGGCACGAGGTGGGCCACGCCCTCTCCGGCCACGCCGTCTACCGCACCATCCTGCTGTTCCTCACCACCCTCGCGCTGAAGATCGCGTGGATCCCCCTCGGCAATCTGGCGATCATGGCGATCGTCACGGCGCTGCGCGAGTGGTTCCGCAAGTCGGAACTCTCGGCGGACCGCGCCGGACTGCTGGTCGGCCAGGACCTGCAGGCGTCGATGCGCGGCCTGATGAAGATCGCCGGTGGCAACCATCTGCATGAGATGAACGTCGACGCCTTTCTGGAGCAGGCCGAGGAGTACGAGGCGGGCGGCGACCTCCGCGACTCGGTACTGAAGATCCTCAATGTGCTGCCCCGCTCGCACCCGTTCACCACGGTGCGCGCGGCCGAGCTCAAGAAGTGGGCCGCGAGCCGCGACTACCAGCGGATCGTGGACGGCCACTACCCGCGGCGTACGGAGGACAAGGACACATCGGTCTCCGACTCCTTCCGCGAGTCCGCATCGCACTACGCGGATACGGTCCGCACCAGCAAGGATCCGCTGATGAAGCTGGTCGGCGACATAGCCGGAGGCGCGGGCGACCTGGGCGGCAAGCTGCGGGACAAGTTCACCGGCGCGGCGGCGGGCAGCGGCTCGGGTTCCGGCGGCACGGAGAGCGGCGGCAACGGCAGAGGTCCGGCGGGTGAGGCCGGGGGCGGAGGCGGTCAGGGCGGCAGCTGA
- a CDS encoding glutamate-5-semialdehyde dehydrogenase, giving the protein MTMSSPLSPYDNLSPVAQAAYRARGAAADLAPLPRSAKDDALLAIADALEVRTAEIVAANAEDIARAREAGTSESIIDRLTLTPERVRAIAADVRDVAALPDPVGEVVRGSTLPNGIDLRQVRVPLGVVGIIYEARPNVTVDAAALCLKSGNAVLLRGSSSAYASNSALVKVLRDAVGGSGLPADAVQLVPGESRDSVRELMRARGLVDVLIPRGGASLIRTVVEESTVPVIETGTGNCHVYVDAQTDIDMAVDILINSKAQRPSVCNSAETLLVHQDVAAEFLPRALDALAEAGVTVHGDERVLEYGDATKATVVAATAEDWETEYLSYDIAAAVVDSLDSAVAHIRLWSSGHTEAIVTTSQAAARRFTQLVDSTTVAVNASTRFTDGGQFGFGAEIGISTQKLHARGPMGLPELTSTKYIVTGDGHTR; this is encoded by the coding sequence ATGACGATGTCTTCGCCGCTCTCGCCCTACGACAACCTCTCGCCCGTCGCCCAGGCCGCCTACCGGGCCCGTGGTGCCGCTGCCGACCTCGCCCCGCTGCCGCGCTCGGCCAAGGACGACGCGCTGCTGGCGATCGCGGACGCGCTGGAGGTCCGTACGGCCGAGATCGTCGCGGCCAACGCCGAGGACATCGCACGGGCCCGGGAGGCCGGCACCAGCGAGTCGATCATCGACCGGCTCACCCTGACCCCCGAGCGGGTGCGGGCGATCGCCGCCGACGTGCGGGACGTGGCCGCGCTGCCCGACCCGGTCGGCGAGGTGGTCCGCGGCTCGACCCTGCCCAACGGCATCGACCTGCGCCAGGTGCGCGTCCCCCTCGGCGTCGTGGGGATCATCTACGAGGCCCGCCCCAACGTCACGGTGGACGCCGCCGCGCTCTGCCTGAAGTCCGGCAACGCGGTCCTGCTGCGCGGCTCCTCGTCCGCGTACGCCTCCAACAGCGCCCTGGTCAAGGTCCTGCGCGACGCGGTCGGCGGCTCGGGTCTGCCCGCCGACGCGGTGCAGCTCGTCCCCGGTGAAAGCCGCGATTCCGTACGGGAGTTGATGCGCGCCCGCGGCCTGGTGGACGTGCTCATCCCGCGCGGCGGCGCATCCCTGATCCGTACGGTCGTCGAGGAGTCCACCGTCCCCGTCATCGAGACCGGCACCGGCAACTGCCATGTGTACGTGGACGCGCAGACCGACATCGACATGGCCGTGGACATTCTGATCAACTCCAAGGCGCAGCGCCCGAGCGTCTGCAACAGCGCCGAGACCCTCCTGGTCCACCAGGACGTCGCGGCCGAGTTCCTGCCGCGCGCCCTGGACGCCCTGGCCGAGGCCGGGGTGACCGTGCACGGCGACGAGCGGGTGCTGGAGTACGGCGACGCCACCAAGGCCACCGTCGTGGCGGCCACGGCCGAGGACTGGGAGACGGAGTACCTGTCCTACGACATCGCCGCGGCCGTCGTCGACTCGCTGGACTCGGCCGTCGCCCACATCCGGCTCTGGTCCTCCGGGCACACCGAGGCGATCGTCACCACCTCGCAGGCGGCGGCCCGCCGGTTCACCCAATTGGTCGACTCCACGACGGTCGCCGTGAACGCGTCCACGCGTTTCACCGACGGTGGCCAGTTCGGATTCGGCGCCGAGATCGGGATCTCCACGCAGAAGCTGCACGCACGAGGCCCGATGGGCCTTCCGGAGCTGACCTCGACGAAGTACATCGTGACAGGAGACGGTCACACCCGGTGA